AAAACATAATTGAAATACACGCTATAAAGTCTTCTATAGGCTAATTTAGCGCCCATGAAAGAATAGTAATTCGTGTTGATGGTGGGGATTTTCACGCCTAATTCAACGCCATGATGGATCCCTTGAAGCCTTAAGCCGGTGTTGAATAAGAATTGGAAATTGGTGTTGTTGATTTTGGCGCTGTAGGCGCTATTGGTGATTTTTAAATTCGCCGATTGGTTATTAAGCCATGTCGTTCCCGCTAGAGCGATGCCCCCAAAAATACCAAAAGAGACTTTGCGGTTTTTATCGGATCCGCCATTGATGAAATTCAATAAAAGATCACTGCCCGCGCCATAGGTGAAAACATTGGAAGCGGAGTTAAAAAAGTTGGATTTGATATACGCATAGTTGTAATCAAAAAAGCCATAATACCGGATCCCAAAAAATTTATTTTTCCCAAAGAATTGCTTATAGCCTAATTGCACGCCCACGCCATTCATCGCCCCGTTATTGCTTTGAGAGTTGATTAATCCCACGCTTCTAAAGGGGTTATGGCCAAACTCTTTGGTGGTAGTTTGGAATTCAGAATATTGGGTTTCGTTGAGAGAATAACTATAGCTAGATCTGCTCACCAAACTTTGAAACCCTTTAGAATCGGGCGTTTTTTGAAGGGTGTTATAGATGGTTGCTAAATTGTCCCCTTTGAGATAAGAGATCGTATCATTAATAACGCTTGATACTTCATTAAGGTTTTTATTGAAATCAGCGTTGGTAAATGCGTTTGGTTGGTTTGGATTTTCTGGGTCAGTTCTTCGAGATTGCTCGGCGGCTTTTTTAGCGCTATCAATCATGCTAGTGATGGCACTAAATGTGTTGCCAAAAATATTGCATGCGTTCCCGCTTGCATTAATGCCCCATGGTGTGCCATTGCCCCCGTCTATGCTTGGGCATTGGCTTTGAAGGGTGCTAATAATGGTGCTAGCTTGCCCTAAAAGATATTCATAGTCATTTACAATCGTGAGATCATTGTTTTTATTCTCTAGGGTATTTTGGAGCGATTGAGAAATCGTATTGATTTTTTCGTATTCACTAGTGGGTAGCGAGTTGTTGGCTAAATTAGAGGCTATCACTTGCCACATGGCTACCGCAGAGCTGAGCGCTGAAGACACGGCTTCTTTGGCGCTATTAGGGGTCGTTTTTAATCTGCTAGCGCTCTCTTTTAGATTGTCAATCGCTTGAGCGGTGCTTGAATCGGTGTTAGAGGCCGTTTGTTTGAGCTCGTTATAGCGGGTTAAAAGATTGTTTAAATTTTCGTAAGCGTTGGAGACTTTTTGGATTTCGCCGGTGTTTTTCACTTGTTGAACCGCTTCGCCGATTTGATAGCCCACGCTCATAAAAACGCCGTCATCTTCAGCAAGGAGCGATGACGCCATAAGAGAAAGTAAAATCGTTTTTTTCATAAAATGTTCCTTAAAGTAATGTTTTATTTGCAAAATCGTATCAAATTGAAACTTTATTTACAATTAGCTTAAATTATGCCATTAAATTTATTGAATTTTTAATAAAATTGAGCAAAAATTAAGAAATTTTGCTTTTTTTTTGGATTTAAAAAGAGGTTTTTGATGGTGAAAAATGCTTTGAGTGAATTTTAGCGCTCAAAGGAGATTGGGGCTAAAAATTTTCAAAGCGTTTTGCAAATCCTCTTTGGTGTCAATGCCCACGCTTTGGCTTTGAACGATTTTTACTGCAATCTTTTTTTGATAATACAAAGCCCTTAATTGCTCTAATTTTTCTAATTCCTCTAAAACGCAAGGTTTTAAAGCACACAATTCTTCTAACATTTCTTTATTGTGGAAGCCATAAATACCGATATGCCCTAAAAGGGGGGTTTGGCGTTTCATACCAGCGTCTCGTAAAAAAGGGATAAGGGAGCGCGAAAAATACAAGGCGTTATTTTGGCTATCTAAAACCACCTTGACTAAATTAGGGCTTTTGGCTTGCTCTTCATCAATGACTTTAGCGCAAGTCGCCATGAAAGGGGCGTTTTTAGTGGCTTCTAATAACGCTAAAATGACTTCTTTTTCTAAAAAAGGCTCATCGCCTTGCAAATTTAAAACCCTTTCATCGTTTTTTAACCCTAAAATTTGCACCGCTTCCAAACAGCGTTCT
This is a stretch of genomic DNA from Helicobacter pylori. It encodes these proteins:
- the kdsB gene encoding 3-deoxy-manno-octulosonate cytidylyltransferase, yielding MIIIPARLKSSRFENKVLEDIFGLPMVVRCAKNANLVDECVVACDDESIMQTCQKFHIKAVLTSKHHNSGTERCLEAVQILGLKNDERVLNLQGDEPFLEKEVILALLEATKNAPFMATCAKVIDEEQAKSPNLVKVVLDSQNNALYFSRSLIPFLRDAGMKRQTPLLGHIGIYGFHNKEMLEELCALKPCVLEELEKLEQLRALYYQKKIAVKIVQSQSVGIDTKEDLQNALKIFSPNLL
- a CDS encoding outer membrane protein, which codes for MKKTILLSLMASSLLAEDDGVFMSVGYQIGEAVQQVKNTGEIQKVSNAYENLNNLLTRYNELKQTASNTDSSTAQAIDNLKESASRLKTTPNSAKEAVSSALSSAVAMWQVIASNLANNSLPTSEYEKINTISQSLQNTLENKNNDLTIVNDYEYLLGQASTIISTLQSQCPSIDGGNGTPWGINASGNACNIFGNTFSAITSMIDSAKKAAEQSRRTDPENPNQPNAFTNADFNKNLNEVSSVINDTISYLKGDNLATIYNTLQKTPDSKGFQSLVSRSSYSYSLNETQYSEFQTTTKEFGHNPFRSVGLINSQSNNGAMNGVGVQLGYKQFFGKNKFFGIRYYGFFDYNYAYIKSNFFNSASNVFTYGAGSDLLLNFINGGSDKNRKVSFGIFGGIALAGTTWLNNQSANLKITNSAYSAKINNTNFQFLFNTGLRLQGIHHGVELGVKIPTINTNYYSFMGAKLAYRRLYSVYFNYVLAY